In a genomic window of Cytobacillus sp. FSL H8-0458:
- the lepB gene encoding signal peptidase I gives MKEGLRKEGAEWLKAFAIGIIIFAFIRTFFFSNYVVEGESMMPTLQDGNKLIVNKIGYQISDLERFDVIVFHHNDEEDFVKRIIGMPGDEIAYSNDELFINGKKVDEPYLDKYRKETSGGKLTGDFTLLEMTGTETVPEGKFFVMGDNRLGSWDSRHFGFISAGQVVGKVNLRYWPLDEMDASF, from the coding sequence GTGAAGGAAGGATTGAGAAAAGAAGGAGCGGAATGGCTGAAGGCTTTTGCAATAGGCATTATCATCTTTGCTTTTATACGGACTTTTTTCTTCTCCAATTACGTTGTCGAAGGTGAATCCATGATGCCTACCCTTCAGGATGGAAATAAGCTGATTGTCAATAAAATCGGCTATCAGATCAGCGATTTAGAGCGCTTTGACGTAATTGTTTTCCATCATAATGATGAAGAGGATTTTGTAAAAAGAATAATAGGAATGCCAGGGGATGAAATTGCATACAGTAATGATGAATTATTTATTAATGGCAAGAAAGTGGATGAACCTTACTTGGATAAATACCGGAAAGAAACCTCAGGAGGCAAACTGACAGGTGATTTCACACTGCTGGAGATGACGGGCACAGAGACGGTGCCAGAGGGAAAATTTTTTGTTATGGGAGATAATCGCCTCGGAAGCTGGGACAGCCGGCATTTTGGATTTATTTCAGCCGGCCAGGTTGTAGGAAAAGTAAACCTGCGCTATTGGCCGCTTGATGAAATGGATGCGTCATTCTAA
- a CDS encoding TVP38/TMEM64 family protein translates to MDFELIKDWFTLENIMDLIREYRSFGPLPGILLPMLEAFLPFLPLFLFVMANASAFGLWLGFLYSWVGAVAGALIVFLLVRKYGQKRILRFLKNHKQVQKLMKWVEKHGFGPLFILLCFPFTPSAVVNIVAGLSNISIAQYMLAVLTGKIVMIFTISFVGYDIRSLITQPIRTAIVALVIFILWYVGKIIEIKMNMSVEKDRGNKKH, encoded by the coding sequence ATGGATTTTGAATTGATCAAAGATTGGTTTACATTAGAGAATATAATGGATTTAATCCGGGAGTATCGTTCATTTGGACCTCTTCCCGGTATCCTGCTTCCAATGCTAGAAGCATTTTTGCCCTTTCTGCCTCTGTTTTTGTTCGTTATGGCAAATGCAAGTGCATTTGGCCTCTGGCTGGGATTTTTATACTCCTGGGTCGGAGCGGTCGCAGGAGCGCTGATTGTTTTCCTTCTGGTCAGAAAATATGGCCAGAAACGGATACTCCGTTTTTTGAAAAATCATAAGCAGGTCCAGAAGCTTATGAAATGGGTTGAAAAGCATGGATTCGGGCCATTGTTCATCCTGCTTTGTTTTCCGTTTACTCCTTCAGCGGTTGTCAATATTGTAGCTGGGCTATCAAATATCAGTATTGCTCAATATATGCTGGCAGTCCTGACCGGAAAGATAGTAATGATTTTTACAATAAGCTTTGTCGGATATGATATCAGATCATTAATAACACAGCCAATTCGGACTGCCATTGTGGCACTGGTCATTTTCATTCTTTGGTATGTCGGCAAAATTATTGAAATAAAGATGAATATGAGCGTAGAAAAAGATCGCGGGAATAAAAAGCACTGA
- a CDS encoding LCP family protein yields MRSDRYEKKKKKTKWKSFLLILLLLIAGTLGYSYFQFKQGVSQTEGEANIQTEEFEFNGAKDKYGGTNILILGSDARGEEKSRADTIMVAQYHPEKGTYKLISFMRDMYVDIPGHGQNRINSALAYGGPELLRQTLKENFDLDIKYYSIVDFEGFVHLIDEAFPRGVEIDVEKRMSANIGVTLEPGLQRLDGEHLLGYVRFRQDAVGDFGRVERQQKVMKEVASQFTSLQTITKLPKLIGVVTPFVNTNMNTGDILYIGKDFLSKDNRNVETLRVPVDGTFENERINGAAVLGIDKEANKAAIHEFLSK; encoded by the coding sequence ATGAGATCAGATAGATATGAAAAGAAGAAAAAGAAAACAAAGTGGAAATCTTTCCTCCTAATTCTGCTTCTCTTGATTGCAGGAACCCTTGGCTATTCGTATTTTCAGTTTAAGCAAGGCGTTTCCCAGACAGAAGGAGAAGCAAATATACAGACAGAAGAGTTTGAATTCAACGGGGCAAAAGATAAGTATGGCGGGACGAATATCCTGATTCTTGGAAGTGATGCAAGGGGTGAAGAGAAATCAAGGGCTGATACCATTATGGTTGCACAATATCATCCTGAAAAGGGCACATATAAGCTTATTTCTTTTATGAGAGATATGTATGTGGACATACCGGGCCATGGACAAAACAGAATAAATTCTGCTCTTGCTTATGGTGGTCCTGAGTTATTGAGGCAGACGCTCAAAGAGAACTTTGATTTAGATATTAAATATTACTCCATTGTTGACTTTGAAGGCTTTGTACATTTAATTGATGAAGCTTTTCCAAGAGGGGTAGAAATTGATGTGGAAAAAAGAATGTCTGCCAATATCGGTGTAACACTGGAACCGGGTCTGCAGCGGCTTGATGGAGAGCATCTCCTTGGGTACGTCAGGTTCAGGCAGGATGCAGTAGGGGATTTTGGAAGAGTAGAACGCCAGCAGAAGGTAATGAAAGAAGTAGCAAGCCAGTTTACAAGCCTTCAGACCATTACCAAGCTTCCAAAACTCATCGGGGTGGTAACTCCTTTTGTAAATACCAATATGAACACGGGTGATATTCTGTATATTGGAAAAGATTTCTTATCTAAGGATAACAGGAATGTAGAGACTCTTCGTGTTCCTGTTGATGGAACATTTGAAAACGAGAGAATTAATGGTGCTGCGGTTTTGGGCATAGATAAAGAGGCGAATAAAGCGGCAATTCATGAATTTCTTTCAAAATAA
- a CDS encoding S9 family peptidase produces MTQKRTIKPEDLYQLKSVADPQLSMNGNDLAFVETRMLEKENTYSSNIFYTNTAESNKPVQWTYGKHRNHSPRWSPDGELIAFVSDRGGKSQIYVMSKAGGEARQLTHCANGASNPVWSPDGKKLAFNLSIKPGEDAETPENQEKKEEKPIPIEIEKMKHKSDAQGFWNGRFSQVALIDIETGEMEQLTSGEHDFQLQDWSPDGKWVAVSADLNEDKDFSFLSDVYIIHLETKDMKKITDGKGYFGSAAWSPDGKHIGLFGHEREYENATHTKVWVYNLEFEDLQCLTAESDILAGDYAIGDFQQGAVTPGILWAEDSRSFYFLATDHGNTVVYYGSLDGELYPALLGQQHVYGLTTGGTINKAVVAISRPSSPGELFLLDVPTGELKQLTKVNEEFLSEVELADAEPIQFKSSDEWALHGWIMKPVHLKEGQKAPLVLEIHGGPHAMYANSYFHEFQCLAAKGYAVLFINPRGSHGYGQHFVDAVRGDYGGKDYEDIMDAVDYALENFDFIDKERLGVTGGSYGGFMTNWIIGHTSRFKAAVTQRSISNWISFYGVSDIGYYFTDWQIKSDMNDIEKLWKHSPLAYVNDMNTPLLILHSEKDYRCPIEQAEQLFIALKHRKKTAKFVRFPEANHELSRSGKPNLRISRLNYIAGWFDEYL; encoded by the coding sequence ATGACGCAAAAAAGAACAATTAAACCAGAAGACCTTTATCAATTAAAATCTGTAGCTGATCCGCAGCTTTCCATGAATGGAAATGATCTGGCTTTTGTCGAGACCAGAATGCTTGAAAAGGAAAATACATATAGTTCAAATATTTTTTACACAAATACTGCAGAGAGCAATAAGCCTGTTCAGTGGACTTACGGCAAACACCGTAATCATTCACCCCGCTGGTCTCCAGATGGGGAGTTAATTGCATTTGTATCAGACAGAGGCGGGAAGTCACAGATTTATGTGATGAGCAAAGCAGGCGGAGAAGCCAGACAGCTGACACATTGTGCAAATGGTGCTTCTAATCCTGTTTGGTCCCCTGATGGAAAGAAGCTTGCCTTCAATCTTTCAATAAAACCGGGTGAAGACGCAGAAACACCAGAAAATCAGGAAAAAAAGGAAGAAAAGCCAATACCGATTGAAATTGAAAAAATGAAACACAAATCTGACGCTCAGGGTTTTTGGAACGGAAGGTTCAGCCAGGTTGCATTAATAGATATAGAAACTGGCGAGATGGAGCAGCTGACATCCGGAGAACATGATTTCCAATTGCAGGACTGGTCTCCAGATGGGAAATGGGTTGCTGTTTCGGCAGATTTGAATGAAGATAAGGATTTTTCTTTTTTAAGTGATGTGTATATCATTCATCTTGAAACAAAAGACATGAAAAAGATCACAGATGGAAAAGGTTATTTCGGAAGTGCTGCATGGTCACCGGATGGAAAACACATAGGATTGTTCGGCCATGAAAGGGAATACGAAAATGCTACGCATACCAAAGTATGGGTGTATAACCTCGAATTCGAAGATCTGCAGTGTCTGACTGCAGAATCGGACATATTGGCTGGTGATTATGCCATCGGAGATTTCCAGCAGGGTGCAGTAACACCGGGAATTCTTTGGGCAGAGGATAGCAGAAGCTTTTATTTCCTGGCAACTGATCATGGCAATACAGTTGTTTATTATGGCTCTTTAGATGGGGAATTATATCCTGCCCTGCTTGGTCAGCAGCATGTATATGGACTGACAACAGGTGGAACTATCAATAAAGCGGTTGTAGCCATCAGCAGGCCGTCATCTCCTGGTGAGTTATTTTTGCTTGATGTTCCGACAGGGGAATTAAAACAGCTGACAAAAGTCAATGAAGAGTTCCTGAGCGAAGTGGAGCTGGCAGATGCAGAGCCCATTCAGTTTAAATCTTCGGATGAGTGGGCCCTGCATGGCTGGATCATGAAACCGGTCCATCTGAAAGAGGGCCAAAAAGCACCGCTTGTGCTTGAGATCCATGGCGGCCCTCATGCTATGTATGCAAATTCTTATTTCCATGAATTCCAATGCCTCGCTGCAAAAGGCTATGCGGTTTTATTTATCAACCCGCGGGGAAGCCATGGATATGGCCAGCATTTTGTGGACGCTGTCAGAGGAGATTACGGGGGCAAGGATTATGAGGATATTATGGATGCAGTCGATTACGCGCTCGAAAACTTCGATTTCATCGATAAAGAACGGCTTGGCGTAACGGGAGGAAGCTATGGAGGCTTTATGACCAACTGGATTATTGGACACACCAGCCGGTTCAAGGCAGCAGTCACTCAGCGCTCCATTTCCAACTGGATCAGCTTTTATGGAGTAAGTGATATCGGCTACTATTTTACTGATTGGCAAATCAAGAGTGATATGAATGATATAGAAAAACTATGGAAACACTCTCCGCTTGCTTATGTGAATGATATGAATACACCACTCCTAATTCTGCACAGTGAAAAAGACTATCGCTGTCCAATTGAACAGGCAGAGCAATTATTCATTGCCTTAAAGCATCGGAAGAAAACAGCAAAATTTGTCCGGTTCCCTGAAGCCAATCATGAGCTTTCAAGAAGCGGAAAACCGAATTTAAGAATCAGCCGCCTAAACTATATAGCCGGCTGGTTTGATGAATATCTCTAA
- a CDS encoding competence protein ComK, which produces MSQNIQIIEEYEINPNTMIIKPLSYGIKVYSQIWELNDEITSPFKPIEIIKSSCKYFGSSYEGRKEGTRQLTGFTHKAPITVDPTNFIYFFPTASPNNPECIWIALDHINYFKRAENAQTQVAFKNKQSFIIPVSYTTINNQVLRTALLKTTLIKRIEDSERKSLYYVNGSKLMNASERNGAYQ; this is translated from the coding sequence ATGAGCCAAAATATTCAAATAATCGAAGAATATGAAATCAATCCAAATACGATGATTATTAAACCTCTCTCTTATGGTATAAAAGTTTATTCGCAAATCTGGGAGCTTAATGATGAAATAACTTCCCCCTTCAAGCCGATCGAAATAATTAAAAGCAGCTGCAAATATTTTGGATCAAGCTATGAAGGAAGAAAAGAGGGTACACGCCAATTAACGGGCTTTACCCATAAAGCTCCGATAACAGTTGACCCCACAAATTTCATATATTTTTTCCCGACGGCCTCTCCAAACAATCCGGAATGCATCTGGATTGCATTGGATCACATCAATTACTTCAAGCGAGCGGAAAACGCACAAACTCAAGTGGCTTTTAAGAATAAGCAAAGCTTTATCATTCCAGTATCTTATACGACTATTAATAATCAGGTGCTCAGAACAGCACTGCTGAAAACGACATTGATAAAAAGGATAGAAGATTCAGAGAGAAAATCACTTTATTATGTGAATGGTTCCAAACTAATGAATGCTTCGGAGAGAAATGGAGCCTACCAATAG
- a CDS encoding IDEAL domain-containing protein has translation MKEKPYTELMKTSGSKRKILKESFVLDLYLDMLISEILLNNEKEKLMKKVDAAIDEGNKPAFMHFSKQYKELSKRFGT, from the coding sequence ATGAAGGAAAAACCATACACCGAATTAATGAAAACGAGTGGATCTAAGCGGAAAATCCTTAAGGAATCTTTTGTACTTGACCTTTACCTTGATATGCTGATTTCCGAGATTCTGTTGAATAATGAAAAAGAAAAGCTGATGAAAAAAGTAGACGCGGCGATTGATGAAGGAAATAAACCGGCATTTATGCATTTTTCGAAGCAGTACAAAGAACTTTCCAAGCGTTTTGGCACTTAA
- a CDS encoding Type 1 glutamine amidotransferase-like domain-containing protein, which yields MNSETGGCIRRMYMNGVPVAGFSAGALIIPEHCIIPPIDTPKRQHLFLKGLGLIRDCAISVHFTKWNERENLKAAAEKINAATGYGIDDAAGVYFHNEIQADNEGSIHIYKNEI from the coding sequence GTGAATAGTGAAACTGGAGGATGCATTAGAAGGATGTACATGAACGGTGTTCCTGTAGCAGGCTTTTCGGCAGGCGCTCTCATCATCCCGGAGCATTGCATCATCCCCCCTATTGATACACCTAAAAGACAGCACCTCTTTTTGAAAGGGCTCGGGTTAATCAGGGATTGCGCCATCAGTGTCCATTTTACCAAGTGGAATGAACGGGAAAATCTAAAGGCAGCGGCAGAAAAAATCAATGCCGCAACGGGTTATGGAATTGACGATGCTGCAGGCGTCTATTTTCACAATGAAATTCAGGCTGACAATGAAGGAAGCATACATATTTATAAAAATGAAATTTAA
- a CDS encoding M48 family metallopeptidase produces MARKLGFYGALAFFVYGLFFYWYLFYFADTSLPFEYEGSRADPATFLNGRELMLSEEYSKIRNLLFFISTPFEWIFYLFILLFGLSKAFKKWAEQTAPYKFLQTAIYLIWLSFFAFIATMPLSYISFSLSKTYNISTQSFSGWMKDELIDFWVNYGMMLLIVSVLYWLINKSRKRWWLYAWLLSVPFTLFMMFLQPVVIDPLYNDFYPLKNKELETKILDLANQAKIPAEHVFEVDMAEKTNALNAYVTGIGSNSRIVLWDTTLNKLTEDQILFIMAHEMAHYVEKHIYIGIGGYLLLSLLGLYLTAKLMEKAVDKWGRALKIPAVNDIRSLPLFLMILSMLLFISSPLSNLVSRYQETRADRYAIEMTKDSKAAIGTFQELTRAGLSQVNPPLLVKVFRYGHPTMLERISMLEEFEMEQKHKEREETAD; encoded by the coding sequence ATTTTGCTGACACCAGTCTGCCCTTTGAGTATGAAGGTTCACGGGCAGATCCTGCAACTTTCCTGAACGGCAGGGAACTGATGCTCAGTGAGGAATATTCTAAAATAAGAAATCTGCTGTTTTTTATTTCTACACCTTTTGAATGGATATTTTATTTATTCATTCTTTTATTCGGCTTATCAAAGGCTTTTAAAAAATGGGCAGAACAGACTGCGCCATATAAATTCCTGCAAACGGCGATCTATTTGATTTGGCTTTCTTTTTTCGCCTTTATTGCTACGATGCCATTGAGCTATATCAGCTTTTCGCTTTCAAAAACGTATAATATCTCCACTCAGAGCTTTAGCGGGTGGATGAAGGATGAACTCATTGATTTTTGGGTTAATTATGGAATGATGCTTCTTATTGTGTCTGTTCTTTACTGGCTGATTAATAAGAGCAGGAAAAGATGGTGGCTTTACGCGTGGCTATTGTCTGTTCCATTTACCTTATTTATGATGTTTCTGCAGCCGGTTGTCATTGACCCTCTGTATAATGATTTCTATCCTTTGAAAAACAAGGAACTTGAAACGAAAATTCTTGATTTGGCCAATCAGGCTAAAATACCGGCTGAACATGTCTTTGAGGTCGATATGGCCGAGAAAACGAATGCGCTGAATGCATATGTAACAGGGATCGGCTCAAATTCAAGAATTGTTCTTTGGGACACAACTCTGAATAAATTAACTGAAGATCAAATCCTGTTTATTATGGCACATGAAATGGCCCACTACGTGGAGAAGCATATTTACATCGGAATTGGAGGATACTTGCTCCTTTCTCTGCTGGGGCTGTATTTGACAGCTAAATTAATGGAAAAAGCAGTAGATAAATGGGGCAGGGCGCTAAAAATTCCTGCAGTAAATGATATACGTTCCCTGCCGCTGTTTTTGATGATTCTTTCCATGCTGCTCTTTATTTCAAGCCCTTTATCTAATCTTGTTTCGAGATATCAGGAAACAAGGGCAGACCGTTATGCCATTGAAATGACAAAGGATTCAAAAGCCGCAATAGGCACATTTCAGGAGCTGACACGTGCCGGTTTAAGCCAGGTAAATCCGCCTCTTCTTGTGAAAGTATTCCGATATGGGCATCCAACGATGCTGGAGCGCATTTCTATGCTCGAAGAATTTGAAATGGAACAGAAGCATAAAGAACGGGAGGAGACAGCGGACTGA